The Akkermansia muciniphila genome includes the window CGTTCTTCCGTGCCCGTGTAGCGGTTGTAATAGCGTATGCCCTCCATAAAGCGCCTAGAGTGTCGTCCGCCTCCCGTTTTGTCCAGCCGAAAGACGCTCCCCCCGGCTTCCTATTTCCCCGGTGCACGTTCCAGGCCGTCCCCCTCCGCGGAATCCTTCTTCTCCGCCGCCCGGTCATACCACTCCTGGGCAAGATCCAAATTCCGGGAAACTCCGTTGCCGTGTTCATAGCAGGCGCCCAGCAGGTACTGGGCATCCTTGTCATCCCCCTGCGCCGCCTTCCTCAGCCAATGCATGAACAAATCCTCATTCTTCTCCACCAGTCCTCCCTCCCGGTACTCCAGCGCCAGGGCAAACATGGCATCCGGTTTCCCCTCGGCCGCCGCGCGCTGCAGCCAGTGCAGGGCCTCGGCATCATCCTTCTCCACCCCCAGTCCTTGATGAAAGCAATCGTAAAGGTAAAAAGCCGCGTCCCTGTCTCCCGCCTCCGCCTCCTGTTTCAATCCGGGCAACGCCTTGTGAAACCACTCCTCCGCCCGGTCCGGGTCCTTCTCCACGCCATCCCCCTTCTGGTAAATGCGCCCCAGCTGGAACTGGGCGGAGGGGTGGCCTGCCTCCGCCTCCCGGACCATCTTCCGCTTCCATTCCTCCATGGACTTCTTCAGCCTCCCGCTTCTCCATTTCAGCGCAGCCAGAAAAACAACCGCTACCAGTATCATCAGCAGAATAGGCGCCCATTCCAGAAAATCATTCAACCAGTCTGTGTGCATTTTATCTCTATATTGGATTCCTCCCGCCTTATCCATCACAAACTGTGAACGCGGAAAAATGCCCCATGCCGCAGGAAACTCTCCGAATAACTTCTCCTTTTCTAAAAACAGGCTGTTCGCGCCTCATCATGAAGCTAACGGAAACACCTCCATATGGTCCACAGAATCTTCTCCTTAAATAGAAACAATCAACAAATAACCAGTTAAATCCATTTTTTGGAACAGAGAGGATTCTCTATTCAGTATCGTCAAGTATACACCTTCAATTTCATCCTGCGCACCCATGAGGGTGCGACCTGGAAAAACTTCCGGAGAAATCCATGGTCCCCAGTACTCCCACTGCCGGTTCAAATTGTCCAGTTTCAATCCACGCACCCGTGAGGGTGCGACCGCCTGGTAGTCGTCGCGCTTGATGGCAGCCAGGTTTCAATCCACGCACCCGTGAGGGTGCGACTTTCGTGCTTGTCAGTGTTGGCCTTATAACCATGTTTCAATCCACGCACCCGTGAGGGTGCGACCTGAAGAATCCATAATGAATGACATCAAACAGTTGTTTCAATCCACGCACCCGTGAGGGTGCGACGTTCTTCATCCTTTATTTGCACAGGGGCAGGGGATGTTTCAATCCACGCACCCGTGAGGGTGCGACTCCGGCATATTCGCAGTGACCGTCTCCTTCTTCCGTTTCAATCCACGCACCCGTGAGGGTGCGACAACAACGTCATTCTTCACCCTGTCAAGCTACCGGTTTCAATCCACGCACCCGTGAGGGTGCGACACCGGGTCCATTAAGCAGGTGGACAAGACCATCGGTTTCAATCCACGCACCCGTGAGGGTGCGACTTTGACAATGCCGACGTGGTGTTTTCCCGCAAGTTGTTTCAATCCACGCACCCGTGAGGGTGCGACACGGGGAAAACATCCCTTTCGTACCGTAGTGGCTGTTTCAATCCACGCACCCGTGAGGGTGCGACTATTATACAGACCTTGACGACGGACGGCGGCATGTTTCAATCCACGCACCCGTGAGGGTGCGACGCTTGCCGCCCACGGGGAAACCAAGGAGCAATGGGTTTCAATCCACGCACCCGTGAGGGTGCGACTGAATGGAACATTGTAAGTGACATTGAGGGGACGGTTTCAATCCACGCACCCGTGAGGGTGCGACAAATATGAAAATATAGCAACGGCTTTTACCTTAAGTTTCAATCCACGCACCCGTGAGGGTGCGACGGCCTGGAAGCATACGGGTTGAGTATCAAGCGTGCAAAAGGGGATTTGCGCCAACCTAATTCGGATGCCGGATGCTGCCAGGTTCAATAATGGGTGGTTCTTTTGTCAATATGCATTTCCCAAGCACTTACAGCAAGCGCCGGTCTCCCGGGAATTTCCTGTGAGCTTTGGGTTGGCGCAAGGCGGCATCAGACAGGGTCCGATGGCGGATATTCCGTCTTTCCGTGTCCGGTACCGCTTGCTTCCAATTTGATTCATTCATGCTAGCCGTTCCTCCCTGCCGCGTCCAGCAACATCTTCCCCGGAGCTTCAAACGATGCCGTGCATCGTGAATCCGGCAACAATCACGCCCATAAACCATTTCTCTCGGAAGGTCCCGGCGTCCTTTTCCCGTATAAGGAAAAGCACCCGCTGCGCCATTTCCTGCAACATCAAAAAGGAGCCGCCCTTACGGACGGCTCCCCTCAATGGATGAATAACCGGAAATCCCTCTTTCCCCCTTACAGGGCAGTCGGGATTTCCTTGCCCAGTTCGGACGCCTTTTTGGCGGAACCGTCACCGGCAATGCGTTCCAGAATCACATCCTTGTAGCTCATGCCGCCCAGAATGATCGGAAGCACGTGCACGTCATGGGGAACCATCACGTCCAGCACGTAGGCTTCCGGAGATTCAATCATGCGGGTGATGGCAGCCGGAAGTTCTTCTATGCGGAGCACGCGCTCGCACTTGACGCCGAATCCGGCGCAGATGAGCGGATAGTTCGGATAGATGACGTCTTCCGTCTTGTGGGTGGGATCATAGCTGTCGTGCGGGTCCGCCAGGAAGGTCTGGGCCCGGTTGGAGTCATACTTCAGGTCTTCCCACTGCACCACCATGCCCAAATGCTGGTTGTTCAGAATAATGCATTTAACGGGCAGGCGCTCCACGTGGATGGTAGCCAGCTCCTGAATGTTCATGAGCATGGAGCCGTCCCCGTCAATGTTCACCACCAGCTTGTCCGGACAGGCCAGGCACACGCCCATGGCGGCGGGAAGGCCGTAGCCCATGGTTCCCAGGCCGCCGGAGGTAGCCAGGCGCCGGGGTTTGTCAAATTTGAAGAATTGAGCGGCGAACATCTGGTGCTGGCCCACGCCCGTGCAGATGACGGGGTCCTTGTCCGCGGTCTGGCGGTAGAGTTCTTCAATGACGGCCTGCGGGGAAATGTATCCCTTGCGGTCTTCATAAGTGAAGGGGTACTGCGCCTTCCAGTCTTCAATGGTACGGAACCATTCCGGCGTGCGGGTGAATCCGGCGGACTTGCGGTCCCAGCCCTTCGCGGCCAGAGCGGCGTTGAGAACCTGGAGGGCGTCCTTCACATTCGCGCGGATGGGGTGCGCCACCTTCTTGTTCTTGTTGATTTCACTGGCGTCAATGTCAATGTGGACGATGGTGGAGTCCGGACAGAACATGTTCACGGCTCCGGTCACGCGGTCGTCAAACCGGGCGGCCAGGGCAATGACCAGGTCAGCTTCATTCACGGCGTTGTTCGCAAACACGGCTCCGTGCATGCCCAGCCAGCGCAGGGAGAGGGGATGGGTTTCCGGCATGGCCCCGATGCCCATCAGGGTGGTTGCCACGGGAATCTGGGTGCGTTCCGCAAATTCCAGCAGGTCCGCGGAAGCTTCCGCAGAGATGATGCCGCCGCCGGCGTAAATGACGGGACGGCTGGCGCTTTCAATCAGCGGAAGGAGTTCTTCCAGCTTTTCCGTGGGAACGGGCAGCACCGGATTATAGCCGGGCAGGTCCATTTCCATGTCAAAGTCCGGGGAGAACACGGCTTCCTGCACATCCTTGGGCATGTCAATCACCACCGGGCCGGGACGGCCTGTGGAGGCGATGTAAAAGGCTTCCTTGATAATGCGGGGCAGTTCTTCCGGGTCCGTCACCAGATAGCTGTGCTTCACGATGGGGGCGGTCATGCCGAACACGTCCGTTTCCTGGAAGGCGCCGCGGCCGATCAGGGAGCGCATGACCTGCGCCGTGATCGCCACCAGCGGTGTGGAATCCAGATAGGCATCCGCAATGGAAGTGATCATGTTGGTGGCGCCGGGACCGGATGTGGAGATGCAGACGCCCACCTTGCCCGTGACGCGGCCGTAGCCTTCCGCGCCGAACGCGCCGCCCTGTTCATGGCGGGGCAGGATGGTCCGGATTTTGGGCTGGTGGCTCAGGGCCTGGTGAATCGGCATGCTGGCGCCGCCGGGATAGGCAAAGACGACGTCTACACCTTCACGCACGAGGCATTCCACGAGCACTTCGGCTCCTGTCATGCGGGTTTTCGTCGGGGCGGATGATGTTTTGTCGTTTGTACTCATGTGCAAATAATATTTTATTTGTTCAATAGGAAAACAGGTTCTAGCGCATTCCGCGCGCAATGTGAAGCCTTTTCATTGAAATACGGGAGCATGTCCCGCCAAGGCCGGAAGCCCCGAAAACGGCCCCCGTCCAGAAATTCCGTACGGAGGTCAGGCCAGGGAGGCACGCCGGACCTGGACGCAGTCCATTCCGGCGGCGGCGGCGGCCTTGATGCCCGGCACGGCGTCTTCAAAAACCACACAGCGTCCGGGAGCGGCTCCCAGCAATTCCGCTGCCTTCAGGAACATGTCCGGCGCGGGTTTGCCGTTCTCCACGTCCTCCGGCGTCAGAATCACGTCAAAAAGGCCGGACAGCCCCGCTGCGGCCAGCGTGCGGGAAGCGCCCGGAATGGCGCTGCCTGTGGCGATCGCCTTGGGGGCATCCCCCAGGGAACGGACAAATTCCACCACTTCACGGATAGGTTCCATCCCTTCCTCCTCCAGCATTTCCAGATAAATGCGGCGCTTGTCCGCGGCTGTGGACGCGGCATCCATCACCAGGCCGTAACGGCCATTTAAAAAACTTACCACATCATTGGCGGACTTGCCGCCGCAGGAATAGAATTCATCTTCCCGGAACACGGAATCCGGAGCGCCCGCGCGGGCCAGGGCCTTCCGCCAGGCCTTGTAATGGAGCGGCATGCTGTCCACCAGGGTGCCGTCCAGATCAAAGATATACCCTTCATATTTTTTTTCAGGCAAATCCACGCGTTTCTTCATGTCGGAGGCATTTATGCCACATCCCCCTTTTGCGGTAAAGTCCGCAGTCTGCCCGCACTTAGGAGGAATGCCTTAAAAATTATATCCTGAGCTTGACATTTTGTCCTGTTATTCTAATGTTTTTGCCACCTCGAAACGGAAACCGAACCTTCTTTAGAACATGGCCAATACCAAATCCGCACTCAAGCGCATCCGCCAGACCGCAACCCGCACCGCCCGCAACCGCGCCGTCTCCTCCAAGCTGAAGACCCTCCGCAAGAAGATTGCCACTGCGGTTGAAACGTCTGACAAGGAAGCCGCCACCGCTGCCTACAACACGTTCTCCTCCGCCGTTGACAAGGCTGCCAAGGTGGGCACCATTCCCGCCAACCGCGCCTCCAACTACAAGAGCAAGGCCGCCAAGGCCATCGCAAAAATCGCCTAAGTTTTTACTTCGGTTTTCTGACGATCTTTATGGCAAGCCGCTCTGTTCTGCTGAGCGGCTTGTTTTATTTTCCCCTCCCATGCAGCAATCACGCCTGGATAAAGCCAAACTGATCATTGACCGCCCCGGGGATTTCAAGGTTTGCGAAGCCTGCGGCTCCATCGTGTCCCTGACTACTGCCGTGTGCC containing:
- a CDS encoding tetratricopeptide repeat protein, yielding MHTDWLNDFLEWAPILLMILVAVVFLAALKWRSGRLKKSMEEWKRKMVREAEAGHPSAQFQLGRIYQKGDGVEKDPDRAEEWFHKALPGLKQEAEAGDRDAAFYLYDCFHQGLGVEKDDAEALHWLQRAAAEGKPDAMFALALEYREGGLVEKNEDLFMHWLRKAAQGDDKDAQYLLGACYEHGNGVSRNLDLAQEWYDRAAEKKDSAEGDGLERAPGK
- the ilvB gene encoding biosynthetic-type acetolactate synthase large subunit — encoded protein: MSTNDKTSSAPTKTRMTGAEVLVECLVREGVDVVFAYPGGASMPIHQALSHQPKIRTILPRHEQGGAFGAEGYGRVTGKVGVCISTSGPGATNMITSIADAYLDSTPLVAITAQVMRSLIGRGAFQETDVFGMTAPIVKHSYLVTDPEELPRIIKEAFYIASTGRPGPVVIDMPKDVQEAVFSPDFDMEMDLPGYNPVLPVPTEKLEELLPLIESASRPVIYAGGGIISAEASADLLEFAERTQIPVATTLMGIGAMPETHPLSLRWLGMHGAVFANNAVNEADLVIALAARFDDRVTGAVNMFCPDSTIVHIDIDASEINKNKKVAHPIRANVKDALQVLNAALAAKGWDRKSAGFTRTPEWFRTIEDWKAQYPFTYEDRKGYISPQAVIEELYRQTADKDPVICTGVGQHQMFAAQFFKFDKPRRLATSGGLGTMGYGLPAAMGVCLACPDKLVVNIDGDGSMLMNIQELATIHVERLPVKCIILNNQHLGMVVQWEDLKYDSNRAQTFLADPHDSYDPTHKTEDVIYPNYPLICAGFGVKCERVLRIEELPAAITRMIESPEAYVLDVMVPHDVHVLPIILGGMSYKDVILERIAGDGSAKKASELGKEIPTAL
- a CDS encoding HAD family hydrolase; the protein is MKKRVDLPEKKYEGYIFDLDGTLVDSMPLHYKAWRKALARAGAPDSVFREDEFYSCGGKSANDVVSFLNGRYGLVMDAASTAADKRRIYLEMLEEEGMEPIREVVEFVRSLGDAPKAIATGSAIPGASRTLAAAGLSGLFDVILTPEDVENGKPAPDMFLKAAELLGAAPGRCVVFEDAVPGIKAAAAAGMDCVQVRRASLA
- the rpsT gene encoding 30S ribosomal protein S20, whose translation is MANTKSALKRIRQTATRTARNRAVSSKLKTLRKKIATAVETSDKEAATAAYNTFSSAVDKAAKVGTIPANRASNYKSKAAKAIAKIA